One segment of Rhodopirellula baltica SH 1 DNA contains the following:
- the miaE gene encoding tRNA-(ms[2]io[6]A)-hydroxylase codes for MLHLHSESTKRWLVQVDNHLDELLLDHAHCERKAASTAMNLMNAYTENLDICREMATIVEEELEHFFMVIDILKKRDIPFRRIAPGPYGRKLTALIRQNDPNRAVDRLLVASLIEARSCERFRLLADHVADREPELSAFYAGLFESEARHHTTYVKLAEHFTSREMVRERLTELSKLESEIIAEGSELPRMHS; via the coding sequence ATGCTTCACCTGCATTCCGAATCGACAAAACGTTGGCTGGTTCAAGTCGACAATCACTTGGATGAACTGTTGCTGGACCACGCTCATTGCGAACGCAAAGCCGCGTCGACCGCAATGAACTTGATGAACGCCTACACCGAGAACCTCGACATTTGTCGAGAGATGGCAACGATCGTGGAAGAGGAACTCGAGCACTTCTTCATGGTGATCGATATTTTGAAGAAGCGGGACATCCCATTTCGCCGGATCGCGCCGGGACCGTATGGCCGCAAACTGACCGCGCTGATTCGTCAGAACGATCCGAATCGAGCCGTCGATCGATTGCTGGTGGCCTCATTGATCGAAGCCCGCAGTTGCGAACGATTCCGCTTGCTTGCCGATCACGTGGCCGACCGCGAGCCCGAACTGTCCGCGTTTTACGCTGGTTTGTTCGAAAGTGAAGCTCGCCATCACACGACCTATGTGAAACTTGCTGAGCATTTTACCAGTCGCGAAATGGTTCGCGAACGTCTCACCGAACTGTCCAAGTTGGAAAGTGAGATCATCGCCGAAGGAAGCGAACTGCCGCGGATGCACTCCTAA
- the malQ gene encoding 4-alpha-glucanotransferase yields MRFPRSSGILCHITSLPSELGIGDLGSAAYEMVDFLHAAGQSIWQILPLSPPAYGNSPYSAYSAFGGNALLISLEALVDEGLLETSDLDGFTQTDPARVDFGTVSEFKHARLKLAYERYLTKPPRELKIAFELFLDANDWWLDEFSLFEVFLNKFEQSNWSKWPDPIRRREPDALGQARQEMSREIDYSRFQQFLFDRQWNRLKAYANERQVQLCGDMPIFVAYESADVWGNQDMFALNDDGTPKLVAGVPPDYFSETGQLWGNPQYDWDALEKADYAWWTARFRRSLEQFDLLRVDHFRGFEAYWEVPYGAETAIGGQWRTGPGAKPFRAAEKELGELPFIAEDLGMITDAVHELREELGFPGMRVLQFGFATMEDDFHRPSTYPESCVAYTGTHDNDTVMGWYHLRTPPEEGDDPLDEVVTSEHEVHWQLIDAVMSSAAEIAIVPIQDVLGLGNEARMNLPGIADGNWAWRLSPQALTQEHADRLALLCQQRGRLTHEVPSVG; encoded by the coding sequence ATGCGTTTCCCGCGATCCTCCGGCATTCTTTGTCACATCACCAGTTTGCCTTCGGAGTTGGGCATCGGTGATCTAGGTTCAGCGGCGTACGAGATGGTCGACTTCCTCCATGCGGCCGGCCAATCGATTTGGCAAATTCTACCGCTCAGTCCTCCCGCCTATGGCAACTCACCCTACAGCGCCTACTCGGCGTTTGGGGGCAACGCGTTGTTAATCAGCTTGGAGGCTCTTGTCGACGAAGGTTTGCTCGAAACATCCGACCTCGACGGATTCACGCAGACCGACCCGGCACGCGTTGACTTCGGTACGGTCAGCGAATTCAAACACGCCAGACTCAAACTCGCCTACGAACGTTACCTAACCAAGCCACCACGTGAACTGAAGATCGCCTTCGAGTTGTTCCTGGATGCGAACGATTGGTGGCTCGATGAGTTTTCCTTGTTTGAAGTTTTCTTGAACAAGTTCGAACAATCGAACTGGTCGAAGTGGCCCGATCCGATCCGTCGTCGCGAACCCGATGCACTTGGACAAGCTCGCCAAGAGATGTCACGCGAGATCGACTATTCTCGCTTCCAACAATTCTTGTTCGACCGCCAGTGGAATCGACTGAAGGCGTATGCCAATGAGCGGCAAGTCCAACTGTGTGGCGACATGCCGATCTTCGTCGCTTACGAAAGTGCAGATGTCTGGGGCAACCAAGACATGTTTGCATTGAATGACGATGGCACGCCCAAGTTGGTCGCCGGCGTGCCACCAGACTACTTCAGCGAAACCGGTCAACTTTGGGGCAACCCTCAATACGATTGGGATGCACTTGAGAAGGCTGACTACGCTTGGTGGACCGCGCGTTTCCGTCGTTCGTTGGAACAGTTTGATCTGCTGCGAGTTGATCACTTCCGCGGCTTCGAAGCTTATTGGGAAGTTCCCTACGGCGCCGAAACTGCGATCGGCGGTCAGTGGCGAACTGGTCCCGGCGCTAAACCGTTCCGTGCCGCCGAAAAAGAACTCGGCGAACTCCCTTTCATCGCCGAAGACCTAGGGATGATCACCGATGCGGTGCACGAACTGCGTGAAGAGCTCGGGTTCCCCGGGATGCGTGTACTCCAGTTCGGATTCGCGACGATGGAAGACGATTTCCATCGCCCGTCGACCTACCCCGAATCCTGTGTCGCCTACACAGGCACCCACGACAACGACACGGTGATGGGTTGGTACCATCTGCGAACGCCACCCGAGGAAGGCGACGATCCTCTCGATGAAGTCGTGACCAGCGAACATGAAGTGCATTGGCAATTGATCGATGCCGTCATGTCATCAGCCGCTGAAATCGCAATTGTCCCCATTCAAGATGTGCTGGGGCTGGGTAACGAGGCTCGAATGAATTTGCCTGGGATCGCCGACGGCAATTGGGCGTGGCGATTGTCACCTCAAGCGTTGACGCAAGAACACGCCGACCGTCTCGCGTTGTTGTGTCAACAACGAGGCCGTCTCACGCACGAAGTCCCCAGCGTCGGCTGA
- the ftsY gene encoding signal recognition particle-docking protein FtsY codes for MAFWRSKKNDSSDESTAPETSSASSPATGEEASGGLFGKMKTGLQKTRRVLGTDIRDLFKAEGRLVDEDFLGELYARLIRTDMGAGPAGRIRDRVAKDFRGRVVHLEEVVETITQDIREQLKQDHGDLAKADSPPTVILVVGVNGSGKTTSIGKLSHHLVSQGHKIVLGAGDTFRAAAVEQLTIWSERIGCEIVTGPSGVDPASVAYQTTEKAVEIGADYAIIDTAGRLQTQGKLMQELEKIRRVIDKKLPGAPHEVLLVLDATAGQNAISQAKGFSNAAGCTGIILSKLDGSAKGGVVLPIREQFELPVKFVGLGEGIEDMTKFDPDTFAAALLEA; via the coding sequence ATGGCTTTCTGGCGATCCAAAAAGAACGACTCGAGCGACGAATCGACCGCCCCCGAAACTTCGTCGGCTTCCTCCCCAGCGACCGGCGAAGAGGCCTCGGGCGGACTCTTCGGCAAAATGAAAACCGGCCTGCAGAAGACTCGCCGGGTTCTGGGAACCGACATCCGTGACTTGTTCAAAGCCGAAGGCCGATTGGTCGACGAAGATTTTCTGGGCGAACTGTACGCTCGACTGATCCGCACCGACATGGGCGCCGGCCCAGCCGGTCGAATTCGCGATCGCGTTGCCAAAGATTTTCGCGGCCGAGTCGTTCACTTGGAAGAAGTCGTCGAAACGATCACCCAAGACATTCGCGAACAACTGAAACAAGATCATGGTGACCTCGCGAAAGCGGACTCGCCACCGACGGTGATCTTGGTCGTCGGTGTCAACGGCAGTGGCAAGACGACTTCCATTGGCAAACTATCGCATCATCTCGTTTCCCAAGGGCACAAGATCGTCCTCGGTGCGGGTGACACGTTCCGCGCCGCCGCGGTCGAACAACTGACCATTTGGTCCGAACGAATCGGCTGCGAGATCGTGACCGGTCCCAGCGGAGTGGACCCGGCAAGTGTTGCCTATCAAACAACCGAAAAGGCGGTTGAGATTGGCGCGGACTACGCAATCATCGACACGGCCGGGCGTTTGCAAACTCAAGGCAAGTTGATGCAAGAACTGGAAAAGATCCGGCGAGTGATCGACAAAAAACTTCCGGGCGCACCACACGAAGTCCTATTGGTTCTCGATGCGACCGCGGGCCAAAACGCGATCAGTCAAGCGAAAGGCTTCAGCAATGCGGCCGGTTGCACTGGCATCATTCTTTCGAAGTTGGATGGATCAGCGAAGGGCGGCGTTGTCCTGCCGATTCGCGAACAGTTCGAACTGCCCGTCAAGTTCGTTGGCCTGGGCGAAGGCATCGAAGACATGACCAAGTTCGATCCTGATACGTTTGCCGCGGCGTTGTTGGAGGCCTGA
- a CDS encoding menaquinone biosynthetic enzyme MqnA/MqnD family protein: MLRLGAVSYLNTKPLIETLPRRLGRSGELRLDLPSRLARDLAAGELDIALIPSVEYFRGGDEYEIISDAAIACRGPVWSVRVLSRVPMNEVRTLALDEGSRTSAAMSQVLLAEMHGLRPKTVPFPIGSSPDEIDADALLMIGDRAMHPAPGKYQEIWDLGDRWCRWTELPFVFAMWVARRSAVADPQIRQQIEDALNVSRDEGLQQFEMIAKREAAGHGLTIEDLHRYFAENLHFQLGNGERSGLAAFREKAEHLGLVPASHSPLQD, translated from the coding sequence ATGCTCCGCCTCGGTGCAGTTTCCTACCTGAACACGAAGCCGTTGATTGAAACGCTACCCAGGCGTTTGGGCCGATCGGGCGAGCTGCGTTTGGATCTGCCATCGCGTCTGGCTCGCGACTTGGCGGCTGGTGAATTGGACATCGCACTGATCCCCAGCGTCGAATATTTTCGCGGCGGCGACGAATATGAAATCATTTCTGACGCCGCAATCGCGTGTCGCGGACCGGTGTGGAGCGTGCGGGTTCTCAGCCGCGTTCCCATGAACGAAGTCCGCACTCTGGCTCTGGACGAGGGCAGCCGAACCAGTGCCGCGATGTCGCAAGTCTTGCTGGCGGAGATGCACGGGCTGCGTCCTAAAACGGTGCCCTTCCCGATTGGTTCCTCGCCGGACGAAATCGACGCCGACGCGTTGTTGATGATTGGTGATCGAGCCATGCATCCGGCTCCGGGCAAATACCAGGAAATCTGGGACCTCGGCGATCGATGGTGCCGGTGGACCGAATTGCCGTTCGTGTTTGCCATGTGGGTGGCGCGGCGATCCGCCGTCGCTGATCCGCAGATCCGCCAGCAAATCGAAGACGCATTGAATGTGTCTCGCGACGAAGGATTGCAGCAATTCGAGATGATCGCCAAGCGTGAAGCTGCCGGTCATGGGCTGACGATCGAAGACTTGCACCGCTACTTCGCAGAAAATCTTCACTTCCAACTCGGCAACGGCGAACGATCGGGGCTGGCAGCCTTTCGCGAAAAAGCCGAACATCTGGGGCTGGTCCCCGCTTCCCACTCACCTTTGCAAGATTGA
- the mqnC gene encoding cyclic dehypoxanthinyl futalosine synthase: protein MNALANSSAVHDILAKAVAGDRLTSAEGLTLLESHDLAAIGAAAEKVSRAKHSEPYRTYNIDRNINYTNVCTAVCDFCAFYRGPKSEEGYVLPREVLLQKIQETVDLGGNQILLQGGLHPKYKLDWYEEMLRDIKSRFPEVNVHGFSPPELHHFTKVNNLPLRDVLSRLKDAGLGSVPGGGAEILTDRVRNEITRGKVMTDDWLNVMRVWHELGGISSSTMMFGHVETLAERIEHLERLRSLQDETGGFTAFICWTFQPDNTEMSDVRPTGSFEYLKMLAVSRLFLDNIPNLQSSWVTQGLKIGQMALMFGANDMGSLMIEENVVAEAGTVHYLSLQQIREAIEELGFVPRQRDVHYNLVDENLEAKAIQANGEQSARELVQLAV from the coding sequence ATGAACGCACTCGCCAACTCATCTGCCGTCCACGACATTCTCGCCAAAGCCGTTGCGGGAGATCGACTGACGTCCGCCGAAGGTCTGACGTTGCTGGAAAGCCACGACCTAGCAGCGATCGGTGCCGCAGCTGAAAAAGTCTCGCGGGCCAAGCACTCCGAGCCCTATCGAACATACAACATCGACCGGAACATCAACTACACCAACGTCTGCACCGCGGTGTGTGACTTCTGCGCCTTCTATCGCGGTCCCAAGAGCGAGGAAGGCTACGTGCTTCCCCGCGAAGTGCTGCTGCAAAAGATCCAAGAAACTGTCGACCTGGGCGGGAACCAAATCTTGCTGCAAGGTGGTCTGCATCCAAAGTACAAACTCGATTGGTACGAGGAGATGTTGCGTGACATCAAGTCTCGCTTTCCCGAGGTGAACGTTCACGGTTTTTCACCACCGGAACTGCATCACTTCACCAAGGTCAACAACCTTCCGCTTCGCGACGTTCTTTCGCGTTTGAAGGACGCCGGACTGGGGAGCGTCCCCGGCGGCGGTGCTGAGATCTTGACCGATCGCGTGCGAAACGAAATCACTCGCGGCAAAGTCATGACAGATGACTGGTTGAACGTCATGCGGGTCTGGCACGAGCTGGGTGGCATCAGTTCCAGCACGATGATGTTCGGCCATGTCGAAACGCTCGCCGAACGAATCGAGCACCTAGAACGCTTGCGAAGTTTGCAAGACGAAACGGGCGGCTTCACTGCTTTCATCTGTTGGACGTTCCAACCCGACAACACCGAGATGTCCGATGTGCGGCCGACCGGATCGTTTGAATACTTGAAAATGTTGGCCGTCTCACGATTGTTCTTGGACAACATTCCCAACCTTCAAAGTAGTTGGGTCACGCAAGGTTTGAAGATTGGGCAAATGGCGTTGATGTTTGGCGCGAACGACATGGGAAGTCTCATGATCGAAGAAAACGTCGTTGCCGAAGCCGGAACGGTGCACTATCTGTCACTACAGCAAATTCGGGAAGCGATCGAGGAACTTGGCTTCGTCCCCCGCCAGCGTGATGTGCACTACAACCTCGTGGACGAAAACTTGGAAGCAAAAGCCATTCAGGCAAATGGGGAACAATCGGCAAGAGAGTTGGTCCAATTGGCGGTTTGA
- a CDS encoding RNA polymerase sigma factor: MPSENFTMDAPDSIPPPNEQNATEVQTLAQPANATIADRWDELNSTDADLLDAWVTDHCIEALDALVRRYAQMVLSVCIRRCHNRSDADDAMQTTFLYLAESAKKIRSPERLAGWLHRVAQRASIATMMSPEHSHQDLSDVPSEPVDPLERLTLRHQAIVLDEELSELPEKYRSAIVLHLQQGVTVNETAKRMGTTEGTVRGWLARGKQRLSRQLRLRGVAPMAAWAAAHAWSASEAMGAEAALKLTSPVNPGEATTDPNSSPGADSGKSDWTSAASRSNFSSLESHLSQGIATMPVVTILGSTAAVGFALLVAFAVPVGDDETGRTASVLSFATPGEEDRSVLAQIEPADASPTPFPTLPPQSASPGVAMQPPRALPTPPTPPVPPAPPSSGVSDQVTRSLDQPTTLAFESNVRSLPETLQQAIGIPVLLDEQAMTLGQIDVDSLHVQFSSKGEQPLRTLLRKALEREGLKATVDDDGLLITADMTVLTRRGISTDRWLDITPEEEKKYDEIMDKKVSYTFVETPLNDAVRVMSEDLNFPILIDVFSLEGEGLSSDVPVDLSINSISFRSALRLLLREMNLTYQFKEEVLQITTQTAAEDNLRNRLYFLEGTGLPRGGNLGTIEMIVASIQPEIWEQLGGVSTISSVNHSHEGRPALLVSTTDDVHKEIEELMQALRETHSGSDPRLSDEEIQQQKKAPPPAIMGGMGGGAGEGGGGGMF, translated from the coding sequence ATGCCCAGCGAAAATTTCACCATGGACGCGCCGGATTCGATTCCTCCACCAAACGAACAGAACGCGACCGAAGTTCAAACACTCGCTCAACCGGCCAATGCAACGATTGCGGACCGTTGGGATGAACTCAATTCCACCGACGCTGATCTGTTGGACGCTTGGGTCACGGACCACTGCATCGAAGCTCTCGACGCTTTGGTCCGACGTTATGCCCAAATGGTTCTCAGCGTTTGCATTCGGAGGTGCCACAATCGGTCGGACGCCGACGATGCCATGCAAACCACGTTTTTGTATCTCGCTGAATCAGCGAAGAAGATCCGAAGTCCCGAACGGTTGGCCGGATGGCTGCACCGTGTCGCCCAACGCGCCAGCATCGCGACCATGATGTCACCCGAACACTCCCATCAGGATCTATCAGATGTTCCTTCCGAACCTGTTGATCCTTTGGAACGACTGACACTTCGACATCAAGCCATCGTGCTCGACGAAGAGTTGTCGGAACTCCCCGAAAAATACCGATCGGCGATTGTGCTGCACCTTCAACAAGGTGTCACGGTCAACGAAACCGCGAAGCGGATGGGCACCACCGAAGGCACCGTGCGAGGCTGGCTGGCCCGCGGCAAACAACGGCTTTCTCGACAACTTCGACTTCGCGGGGTTGCACCGATGGCGGCCTGGGCCGCTGCCCACGCCTGGAGTGCGTCCGAAGCGATGGGCGCCGAGGCAGCGTTGAAGCTCACCTCTCCAGTGAATCCTGGAGAAGCGACCACCGATCCCAACTCATCCCCCGGCGCAGACTCTGGCAAATCCGATTGGACTTCCGCCGCGTCGCGTTCCAACTTCTCTTCTCTCGAATCTCATCTTTCACAAGGAATCGCCACCATGCCTGTCGTTACTATTCTCGGCTCCACCGCTGCGGTTGGATTCGCCTTGTTGGTTGCCTTTGCGGTCCCCGTGGGCGACGACGAAACCGGACGCACCGCCAGCGTCCTTTCGTTTGCCACGCCGGGTGAAGAAGATCGCTCGGTCCTCGCGCAAATCGAGCCAGCAGACGCGTCGCCCACGCCCTTTCCAACACTTCCACCTCAATCAGCATCACCAGGCGTTGCCATGCAGCCGCCTCGTGCGTTGCCAACACCTCCCACTCCGCCGGTTCCACCCGCACCGCCTTCGAGCGGAGTGTCGGACCAGGTCACGCGATCCCTTGATCAGCCAACGACACTGGCATTTGAATCCAATGTCCGCTCTCTTCCGGAAACACTGCAACAGGCCATTGGCATTCCGGTTCTGCTCGACGAGCAAGCCATGACTCTGGGACAGATCGATGTCGACAGTCTGCACGTGCAGTTCTCATCAAAGGGCGAACAACCTCTTCGCACGCTGTTGCGAAAAGCCCTCGAGCGTGAGGGTTTGAAAGCAACGGTCGATGATGACGGTCTCTTGATCACCGCTGACATGACTGTGTTGACTCGCAGAGGCATTTCGACGGACCGATGGTTGGACATAACGCCGGAAGAAGAGAAGAAGTACGATGAAATCATGGACAAAAAGGTTTCCTACACATTCGTGGAGACACCGCTCAACGATGCGGTTCGCGTGATGTCAGAGGATCTCAACTTTCCAATCTTGATTGACGTATTTTCTTTGGAAGGAGAAGGCCTTTCCTCAGATGTTCCTGTTGATCTGAGTATCAATTCCATTTCGTTCCGCTCCGCGTTACGACTGCTTCTTCGCGAGATGAATTTGACCTATCAGTTCAAGGAAGAAGTCCTTCAGATCACAACTCAAACTGCAGCTGAAGATAACCTTCGAAATCGCCTCTATTTCTTGGAAGGCACAGGATTGCCACGCGGAGGAAATCTCGGGACCATCGAGATGATCGTTGCAAGTATTCAACCAGAAATCTGGGAGCAACTGGGTGGCGTGTCGACAATCAGCTCTGTGAATCATTCTCACGAAGGTCGTCCGGCCTTGCTGGTCAGCACGACGGATGACGTTCACAAAGAGATCGAAGAGTTGATGCAAGCTCTTCGCGAAACTCACTCTGGTTCAGACCCTCGTCTCTCGGACGAAGAGATCCAACAACAGAAAAAAGCCCCCCCACCAGCCATCATGGGCGGAATGGGCGGTGGAGCAGGAGAGGGTGGTGGCGGCGGAATGTTCTGA
- a CDS encoding PQQ-dependent sugar dehydrogenase, whose amino-acid sequence MLLTNSLVRTIPVAFLTLLFCCGNSAAERPAWNDSRLQGTPEPPLQLTVQRVHPNLVLRSPITAMDLPGTNRRLVLLQNGQVHTFEKRDDVAEMDLALDIDKANQTHTDELFAAARDLTLHPEFETNGYLYVVWSIRPHDVEGGTRVSRFRMTIPTADKPDADLPPNVPVIDPKSRLDLLSYPSGDHIGASLNFGPDGLLYITTGDGSLPYPPDVNKAAQDIRDLRGSVLRIDVDQTSELADGTTLPYRIPDDNPFVDVEGARGEIFAFGLRNGFRAAFDPATDDLWVADVGWERCEMVHRIVPGGNHGWSLYEGPHPVDLEQTPGPGKVILPEVVFPRSESQSITGGVFVPADLLFAADDGSLAGTYLCGCFMNGNVWAINTQSKATTGKPPVPRKIASTGLKIIDFFVSQNETTSEVLLVDHSGGIYRLSSNQSVGDYEAFPKRLSETGLFSDTKSLIPNPGVVAYRPDATMFRDGIRTVRFVGIPGQEPINPMRKRYVPGTVFANTLIRDVLDSSGNTKEIRLETQVLSYDGLNWNPTTFAWNEEQTDATLVPAMGATQTFRVDDPIWGKRDWEHRFYPRDVCVTCHNVANPGAASLVPENLRDESGPGSWSQLARAGFLVPAKVKAGHEMVNAYDVDQPLEQRARSYLHSNCAHCHRPAGGATSKMDLRHIRPLDQTALLGVPAAQGDFGLGTNTQVIEPGHPERSALIYRVATGGPGKMPRVGCSTVDLAGAKMLWDWVKSMPVAPDATESASEKPNETLQSMLLWRELVEAPPERSKKIVSEMLNDESVSHSPVVLGLLQPWIDPSERTLLVGDSPDLEALLALKGDAQRGLQWFYESAASQCRQCHRIGGLGKDVGPSLGGISKRRTRFEVLRGIVEPSEKIEPEWRSHTILTVDGELIVGRILQEDDDGVVVQQADGTHTTLRPEDIELKKSNEQSLMPAGLLSAMTPQEVADLLEFLMQTNEAGELPASN is encoded by the coding sequence ATGTTGCTGACGAACTCACTCGTTCGAACCATTCCCGTTGCCTTTTTGACGCTGTTGTTTTGTTGCGGCAATTCCGCAGCGGAACGTCCGGCATGGAACGATTCTCGATTGCAGGGGACACCCGAGCCGCCGCTGCAACTGACGGTTCAGCGGGTTCATCCGAACCTTGTCCTACGTTCGCCGATCACGGCGATGGACTTGCCTGGCACGAACCGTCGATTGGTGCTGCTGCAAAATGGCCAAGTGCATACTTTCGAAAAGCGAGATGATGTCGCGGAGATGGATTTGGCTCTCGATATCGACAAAGCCAATCAAACGCATACCGACGAACTGTTTGCAGCGGCTCGAGATTTAACGTTGCATCCAGAATTCGAAACCAATGGCTATCTCTATGTTGTGTGGTCGATCCGTCCGCATGACGTTGAAGGCGGCACTCGCGTTTCGCGATTTCGGATGACGATTCCCACGGCGGACAAGCCCGACGCTGACTTGCCGCCCAACGTGCCAGTGATTGATCCAAAGTCGCGATTGGATTTGCTCTCGTATCCTTCCGGCGATCACATCGGTGCGTCGCTCAACTTCGGTCCGGACGGGTTGCTGTACATCACGACGGGAGATGGATCGTTGCCGTATCCGCCGGACGTCAACAAAGCGGCACAAGACATCAGGGATCTTCGCGGCAGTGTGCTTCGAATTGATGTGGATCAGACCAGTGAGTTGGCGGATGGAACGACACTGCCCTATCGCATCCCCGACGACAATCCATTTGTCGATGTGGAAGGAGCCCGCGGGGAAATCTTTGCGTTTGGATTACGCAATGGTTTTCGCGCCGCTTTCGATCCCGCCACCGATGATCTTTGGGTGGCCGACGTCGGCTGGGAACGTTGCGAGATGGTGCACCGGATCGTTCCCGGCGGGAATCACGGATGGAGCCTCTATGAGGGGCCGCATCCGGTGGATCTTGAGCAGACTCCGGGACCGGGAAAGGTGATCTTGCCCGAGGTTGTTTTCCCTCGCAGTGAATCGCAATCCATCACCGGAGGTGTCTTTGTTCCCGCGGATTTGCTTTTCGCGGCTGACGATGGATCGCTCGCCGGCACGTACCTCTGCGGATGCTTCATGAACGGGAATGTCTGGGCAATCAACACGCAATCCAAAGCGACGACGGGCAAACCACCGGTGCCGCGAAAAATTGCCAGCACCGGTTTGAAGATCATAGATTTCTTCGTCAGCCAAAATGAAACAACGTCGGAGGTTTTGTTGGTTGACCATTCAGGTGGGATTTACCGGTTGAGCAGCAATCAGTCGGTCGGTGACTACGAAGCGTTTCCAAAACGACTGAGCGAAACGGGATTGTTCTCAGATACGAAGAGCTTAATTCCCAATCCCGGCGTCGTCGCATACCGTCCCGATGCCACGATGTTTCGCGATGGAATTCGTACCGTCCGGTTTGTTGGCATACCAGGCCAAGAACCAATCAACCCAATGCGGAAACGCTACGTGCCTGGAACCGTTTTCGCGAACACGTTGATCCGCGACGTATTGGATTCATCGGGCAATACGAAAGAGATTCGTTTGGAGACGCAGGTGTTGTCTTATGACGGATTGAATTGGAATCCCACCACGTTCGCGTGGAACGAAGAACAAACCGATGCCACGCTGGTACCCGCGATGGGAGCCACACAAACCTTCCGAGTGGACGATCCGATTTGGGGGAAGCGTGATTGGGAACACCGTTTCTATCCTCGCGATGTTTGCGTCACTTGTCATAACGTGGCCAACCCCGGTGCCGCGTCGTTGGTGCCGGAGAATCTGCGTGACGAGAGCGGTCCGGGATCGTGGTCGCAATTAGCTCGCGCAGGTTTCTTGGTGCCGGCAAAGGTGAAAGCTGGTCACGAGATGGTGAACGCTTATGACGTGGATCAACCTCTCGAACAACGGGCACGATCGTATCTGCATTCCAATTGTGCGCACTGTCATCGGCCCGCCGGTGGTGCGACATCGAAGATGGATCTGAGGCACATCCGGCCATTGGACCAAACTGCTTTGCTTGGAGTCCCCGCTGCCCAAGGTGATTTCGGATTGGGAACGAACACGCAGGTCATTGAACCTGGGCATCCCGAACGTTCCGCGTTGATCTATCGAGTTGCCACCGGCGGTCCGGGCAAAATGCCTCGCGTCGGTTGCTCCACGGTGGATCTGGCCGGTGCCAAGATGCTTTGGGACTGGGTGAAGTCGATGCCTGTCGCTCCCGATGCAACCGAGTCGGCCAGCGAAAAGCCGAACGAAACGTTGCAATCGATGTTGCTGTGGCGAGAGCTCGTTGAGGCACCACCGGAGAGGTCCAAGAAGATTGTTTCTGAAATGCTGAACGATGAAAGCGTATCCCATTCGCCGGTGGTGCTTGGTTTGTTGCAACCTTGGATCGATCCATCGGAACGCACACTCTTGGTGGGTGATTCTCCAGACTTGGAGGCGTTGCTGGCTTTGAAAGGGGATGCGCAGCGAGGGTTGCAATGGTTCTACGAATCGGCCGCGTCCCAGTGTCGGCAATGCCATCGCATCGGAGGCTTGGGCAAGGACGTCGGTCCGTCGCTCGGGGGAATCAGCAAACGACGAACGCGTTTTGAAGTGCTTCGAGGGATCGTGGAACCGAGTGAAAAGATCGAACCGGAATGGAGAAGCCACACGATTCTGACTGTGGACGGTGAGTTGATCGTCGGACGCATTCTTCAAGAGGACGATGACGGCGTGGTCGTTCAGCAAGCCGACGGAACCCACACGACGCTCCGTCCCGAAGATATTGAACTCAAAAAGTCAAACGAGCAATCACTGATGCCGGCGGGATTGCTGTCAGCGATGACGCCGCAAGAGGTTGCCGACTTGCTTGAGTTTCTCATGCAAACAAACGAAGCCGGCGAATTGCCGGCTTCGAATTGA